The following are encoded in a window of Oligoflexus sp. genomic DNA:
- the nusB gene encoding transcription antitermination factor NusB yields MQREHHPNAQSREWALQFLYQCEIEKLFFFSANHCDRFMTDFGVDREHKAYFRRLVEGIFENLSGLNEKIEAVSEHWTLARMPVIDRCVLRLAAYELLFTDTPKKVVINEAIELAKKYSTENSGAFVNGILDKLAQK; encoded by the coding sequence GTGCAACGTGAACACCACCCCAACGCGCAATCCCGGGAATGGGCCCTCCAGTTCCTGTATCAGTGTGAAATCGAAAAGCTGTTCTTCTTTTCGGCCAACCACTGCGATCGCTTCATGACTGATTTTGGGGTCGATCGGGAACACAAGGCTTACTTTCGCCGGCTGGTCGAAGGGATTTTTGAGAATTTGAGTGGGCTCAATGAAAAGATTGAGGCCGTCTCGGAGCATTGGACCCTGGCCCGTATGCCTGTGATCGACCGCTGTGTGCTGCGCCTCGCGGCCTATGAACTGCTGTTCACGGACACACCGAAAAAAGTGGTCATCAACGAGGCCATCGAGCTGGCGAAGAAGTACAGCACCGAAAATTCCGGTGCCTTCGTCAACGGGATCCTGGATAAGCTTGCGCAGAAATGA
- the ribH gene encoding 6,7-dimethyl-8-ribityllumazine synthase, which translates to MSLRHLIVAARFNELITKSLVESALSVYQEQGLADTVDVVWVPGAFEIPVTAAKAARTKRYASIICLGAVIRGETAHFEYVAGPCASGLMNIGIETGVPTIFGVLTTNTVEQALNRAGLKLGNKGAEAAHTAITMVKTLKQFD; encoded by the coding sequence ATGAGTCTTCGCCATCTCATCGTCGCGGCCCGCTTCAACGAACTCATCACCAAATCTCTGGTGGAATCCGCGCTGTCGGTCTATCAGGAGCAGGGTCTTGCGGATACGGTCGACGTGGTCTGGGTTCCCGGCGCTTTTGAGATTCCGGTGACAGCCGCCAAGGCTGCCCGCACCAAACGCTATGCGAGCATCATCTGCCTCGGCGCGGTGATTCGCGGCGAGACAGCCCATTTTGAATATGTGGCAGGACCCTGTGCGTCCGGCCTTATGAATATCGGCATTGAAACCGGCGTTCCGACGATTTTCGGCGTTCTGACCACCAACACCGTGGAGCAGGCTCTGAATCGCGCGGGCCTCAAGCTTGGCAACAAGGGCGCGGAAGCCGCCCATACCGCCATCACCATGGTCAAAACGCTCAAACAATTTGATTGA
- the ribB gene encoding 3,4-dihydroxy-2-butanone-4-phosphate synthase has protein sequence MQIDQDKLIARVRKAIDVIKQGGMVIMVDDEDRENEGDLVLAAECVTPQNINFMAKEARGLICLTLEPRIVDHLKLPMMADGSKHFPDQGTAFTVSIEAREGVSTGISAADRAHTIKVAIHDQTSPGDIVVPGHIFPLRARPGGVLERAGHTEGSVDIARLAGLKGAGVICEIMNDDGTMARMPDLEIFAEKHNMPIVAIADLIQYRLMHESMVEEVARETIKTGSGNYEAVLYRNTLDGLEHLALIKGKDFENSVVDVRVHSQHHLLDVFADRKNGSGFRLQKGLDLLKEQDKAALIYLNHPQTSWQDELKQLAADYNNVANDGGSGRKMDLRLHGTGAQIIRALGIKRLRAHTSSPMVLKGLSGFGLEIVENSIIQKSF, from the coding sequence ATGCAGATAGACCAGGATAAGCTGATCGCCAGAGTACGCAAAGCCATCGACGTCATTAAACAGGGCGGGATGGTGATAATGGTCGATGATGAAGACCGAGAAAACGAAGGAGACCTGGTTTTAGCCGCAGAATGTGTGACGCCGCAGAACATCAACTTCATGGCCAAGGAAGCCCGAGGTCTGATCTGTCTGACGCTTGAGCCCCGCATCGTCGATCATTTGAAACTTCCCATGATGGCCGACGGCAGCAAACATTTCCCCGATCAAGGCACAGCCTTCACCGTCAGCATCGAAGCCCGCGAGGGTGTTTCGACCGGCATTTCCGCAGCCGATCGCGCGCATACCATCAAGGTCGCGATTCATGATCAGACCAGCCCCGGTGATATCGTGGTGCCAGGCCACATCTTTCCTTTGCGCGCGCGTCCAGGCGGAGTCCTGGAACGTGCCGGCCACACCGAAGGTTCGGTGGATATCGCCCGTCTTGCCGGTCTTAAAGGGGCCGGTGTGATCTGCGAGATCATGAATGACGATGGCACCATGGCCCGCATGCCGGACCTGGAAATCTTCGCTGAAAAACATAATATGCCGATCGTCGCGATCGCCGATCTGATTCAGTATCGCCTGATGCACGAATCCATGGTCGAGGAAGTCGCGCGCGAGACGATCAAAACCGGCAGCGGCAACTACGAAGCGGTGCTCTATCGCAACACCTTGGATGGTCTTGAGCACCTGGCCCTGATCAAAGGCAAGGACTTCGAGAACAGCGTCGTCGATGTGCGCGTTCACAGTCAGCATCATCTGCTCGACGTCTTCGCCGATCGGAAAAACGGCTCGGGCTTCCGTCTGCAAAAAGGCCTCGACCTTCTGAAAGAGCAGGACAAGGCGGCTTTGATCTATCTGAATCATCCCCAAACTTCATGGCAGGACGAGCTGAAGCAGCTCGCCGCGGATTATAACAATGTCGCCAATGATGGTGGTAGCGGCCGCAAGATGGATCTTCGCCTGCACGGTACTGGCGCCCAGATCATCCGTGCGCTCGGCATCAAAAGGCTGCGGGCGCATACGAGTTCGCCGATGGTGCTGAAGGGTCTTTCCGGCTTCGGTCTGGAAATTGTCGAAAATTCGATCATTCAAAAGTCGTTTTAA
- a CDS encoding metalloregulator ArsR/SmtB family transcription factor, producing the protein MHAQKNLDLVFRALSDPSRRAIVERVSEGPVSVSELAEPLKISVPAVLQHLQLLEECGLVATRKIGRTRSCQIVPEGLSVLEQWTAARRSMWEKRFDRLGGILEEP; encoded by the coding sequence ATGCACGCGCAAAAAAATCTCGATCTCGTTTTCCGCGCCTTAAGCGATCCCTCCCGACGCGCGATCGTCGAGAGGGTGAGCGAAGGTCCGGTGTCCGTTTCAGAGCTGGCCGAGCCGCTCAAGATCAGTGTTCCGGCTGTTCTGCAGCATCTGCAGCTCCTCGAAGAATGCGGACTGGTCGCCACCCGCAAAATCGGTCGCACTCGCAGCTGTCAAATCGTCCCGGAAGGACTTTCTGTCCTCGAACAATGGACAGCCGCACGACGCTCGATGTGGGAAAAGCGTTTTGATCGGCTTGGCGGGATCCTCGAAGAGCCCTGA
- a CDS encoding SRPBCC family protein: protein MKSSLTHGHYVIERHYPVSPDKVFAAFSDPGKKRRWFSEGEGSIVEEHSLDFRVGGLEKTLIRFPQGGSMSNESYYHDIIPNQRIVLSYAMTFMGKRISASLATFELVPKDGGTTLVFSDQIAFFEGADGLKMREDGWRQILERLAQELKRSS, encoded by the coding sequence ATGAAATCGTCCCTCACTCATGGTCATTACGTCATTGAACGTCATTATCCTGTTTCCCCGGACAAGGTCTTCGCCGCGTTTTCCGATCCCGGCAAAAAACGTCGCTGGTTTTCAGAAGGGGAAGGCTCGATAGTCGAAGAGCATAGTCTCGATTTCAGAGTCGGAGGTCTGGAGAAAACACTGATCCGTTTTCCCCAAGGCGGTTCGATGAGCAATGAATCCTACTATCACGATATCATCCCGAATCAGAGAATCGTCCTTTCCTATGCGATGACCTTTATGGGAAAGCGCATTTCCGCATCACTCGCCACCTTTGAACTCGTGCCGAAGGACGGCGGCACCACGCTGGTCTTCAGTGATCAGATTGCTTTCTTTGAAGGGGCCGATGGCCTTAAAATGCGCGAAGACGGATGGCGTCAGATCCTGGAGCGACTGGCGCAGGAACTCAAGCGTTCATCATAA